A portion of the Desulfotignum phosphitoxidans DSM 13687 genome contains these proteins:
- a CDS encoding acyl-CoA dehydrogenase family protein: protein MLFKLTDEQKMIRNMVREFSRKVIAPTAAERDRTKEFPAGNFKQMGELGLMGMMVPEAYGGESADTVSYVLALSEIAYSCASTSVVMSVQNSIVCESLNNFGTTKQKQQFLTPLASGKMIGAFGLTEPDAGSDPVSQATVAVKDKDDYIINGTKRFITSGKHAKVVLVTAKTDPDAGHKGISCFIVPKDTKGLIVGHEEDKMGLRASDTTDLIFEDCRVPASWMLGKKGDGFKIAMSGLDSGRIGIAAQSIGVAQAAFDAAVAYASQRRQFGVPVTKHQAIRFQIADMATQIEAARQLMLSAASMKDRKEPYTKEASMAKLFASEMVNEVTARAIQMHGGYGFTKDYVVERLYRDARVFTIYEGTSEIQRIVISNNILKDKRKL, encoded by the coding sequence ATGCTCTTTAAATTGACTGATGAACAGAAAATGATCCGGAACATGGTTCGGGAGTTTTCCAGAAAAGTGATTGCCCCCACGGCAGCGGAACGGGACCGGACCAAGGAATTTCCGGCCGGGAATTTCAAGCAGATGGGAGAGCTCGGTCTCATGGGCATGATGGTGCCCGAAGCATATGGCGGAGAATCCGCCGATACCGTGTCTTATGTGCTGGCATTGTCTGAAATCGCTTATTCCTGTGCATCCACCTCCGTGGTGATGTCGGTGCAGAATTCCATTGTGTGTGAAAGCCTTAACAATTTCGGGACAACAAAGCAGAAACAGCAGTTTCTTACACCCCTGGCATCCGGAAAAATGATCGGCGCATTCGGGCTCACTGAGCCGGATGCGGGGTCTGACCCCGTGTCCCAGGCCACGGTGGCCGTCAAAGACAAGGATGATTACATCATCAACGGCACCAAGCGGTTCATTACTTCCGGCAAGCATGCCAAGGTAGTGCTGGTAACGGCGAAAACCGATCCGGATGCCGGCCATAAGGGGATCTCGTGTTTTATCGTTCCCAAGGATACCAAAGGCCTGATCGTGGGCCATGAAGAAGATAAGATGGGGCTGCGCGCCTCAGATACCACGGATCTGATTTTTGAGGACTGCCGGGTGCCCGCATCCTGGATGCTCGGGAAAAAAGGGGATGGATTCAAAATCGCCATGTCCGGTCTGGACAGCGGACGTATCGGGATTGCGGCCCAGTCCATCGGCGTGGCCCAGGCCGCATTTGACGCGGCCGTGGCCTATGCATCCCAGCGCCGGCAGTTCGGCGTGCCCGTCACCAAGCACCAGGCCATCCGGTTTCAGATTGCGGATATGGCGACCCAGATCGAGGCGGCCCGTCAGCTGATGCTGTCTGCCGCATCCATGAAGGATCGAAAAGAACCCTATACCAAAGAGGCCTCCATGGCCAAGCTGTTTGCATCGGAAATGGTCAACGAGGTCACGGCCCGGGCCATCCAGATGCACGGCGGCTATGGGTTCACCAAAGACTATGTGGTGGAGCGCCTGTACCGGGATGCCCGGGTGTTCACGATTTATGAAGGCACCTCCGAGATTCAGCGCATCGTGATTTCCAACAATATTCTCAAAGACAAACGCAAGCTCTGA
- a CDS encoding helix-turn-helix domain-containing protein codes for MAKIDNFVPIGKRIRRARLDRKVTLDTMANETGLAKQVIKQIENGEKRPSVGTLLQISRVLQLDSDFLLKDPEADQEKRARAYTKRTDQYAYTPLTPDAKNKHLKAFRIVVEAGTRHEGVGFQHEGEEFVHVLEGQVKVQVGDHINELAAGDSLHFNSGIKHDLRNPSQKDAVLIVVVYVP; via the coding sequence ATGGCCAAAATAGACAATTTTGTTCCCATCGGAAAGCGAATCCGGCGGGCCCGGCTGGACAGAAAGGTCACTCTGGATACCATGGCCAATGAGACCGGCCTGGCAAAACAAGTGATCAAACAGATTGAAAACGGTGAAAAACGGCCGTCCGTGGGGACCCTTCTTCAGATTTCCAGGGTCTTGCAGCTGGACTCTGATTTTTTGCTCAAAGATCCGGAAGCAGACCAGGAAAAACGGGCCCGGGCCTATACCAAACGCACGGATCAATATGCGTACACCCCGTTGACCCCTGATGCAAAAAACAAGCATTTAAAAGCGTTTCGCATTGTGGTGGAAGCCGGCACCCGGCATGAAGGCGTCGGATTCCAGCACGAGGGGGAAGAATTTGTCCATGTGCTGGAAGGGCAGGTAAAGGTGCAGGTGGGGGATCATATCAATGAACTTGCCGCCGGCGATTCTTTGCATTTTAATTCCGGGATCAAACATGATTTGCGCAATCCTTCTCAAAAGGATGCCGTTCTGATTGTGGTGGTTTACGTTCCCTGA